In one window of Clavelina lepadiformis chromosome 4, kaClaLepa1.1, whole genome shotgun sequence DNA:
- the LOC143452012 gene encoding uncharacterized protein LOC143452012: MKLLSKIFVIAGIFYSCRAKRKRDECTEWSCDYGAECLMTSSLVRRCVCPDMPCSVEDQEAELCSTEGVTYVNACQVRKRMCELQRWIEIQHVGSCGVERCEDRWDCLFDGDCINGECVCVPCRDVLDRKVYYLGEYANTDGADRALKHTSVCGSDGITYESECHMRYHACMAKTIVVPAKMGVCHNKNDRSPEVEELSHISLPANNVLPRSVVSKRYPDCAQVHFQQCVSKRHPRLRYMGTYQVVSNMEYLESPVYKLLYEGSTGDRSWENRVRRNSKTPVYLSRMVTKRHPKGSWVVGSKIGSGKGWLGNADGALLPQDVSHVWKSTTKGANMTWVKEPSVSLHCGPPPQPNIECVEAYEFDKKGKSNWQNVVPRTPLFVLKVTQSFRNKRRKKVRKIRVEVIAKRKTHRFVSYILKLSNNRASCGLPSLMGAKSKKLHMVKCEGAVIIREDKKKKMMKAAIRFTAPLYGCIDVSAAILSSRYYAYQDDSLVKRICSEEL; this comes from the exons ATGAAACTCTTATCCAAGATCTTTGTTATTGCCGGAATATTTTACTCATGTCGAG CCAAACGTAAAAGAGACGAATGCACGGAATGGTCATGTGACTATGGGGCCGAATGTTTGATGACATCATCGCTGGTGCGAAGGTGCGTGTGCCCGGACATGCCCTGCTCAGTGGAGGATCAGGAAGCGGAGCTTTGCAGCACTGAGGGAGTCACCTACGTGAACGCTTGCCAAGTGAGGAAGAGAATGTGCGAGCTCCAACGGTGGATTGAGATCCAGCATGTTGGCTCCTGTG GAGTTGAAAGATGCGAAGATCGGTGGGATTGTCTCTTCGACGGCGATTGCATTAACGGGGAGTGCGTGTGTGTACCTTGCAGGGACGTGCTGGACCGCAAGGTGTATTATTTGGGAGAATACGCAAACACCGACGGGGCGGATAGGGCACTGAAGCACACTTCGGTTTGTGGGTCCGACGGGATTACATACGAGTCGGAATGCCATATGCGATACCACGCTTGTATGGCGAAGACCATTGTAGTTCCGGCCAAAATGGGCGTATGCCATAACAAAA ACGACAGATCTCCTGAGGTCGAAGAGCTTTCTCACATCTCGCTTCCCGCAAACAACGTCCTCCCAAGGTCGGTTGTGAGTAAGAGGTACCCGGATTGCGCCCAAGTCCATTTCCAACAGTGCGTGTCTAAACGTCATCCACGGCTCCGCTATATGGGAACATATCAAGTCGTCTCTAACATGGAATATCTGGAAAGTCCAGTGTACAAGTTACTCTATGAAGG ATCAACCGGCGATAGGTCCTGGGAGAATCGTGTGCGCAGAAATAGCAAAACTCCTGTGTACCTTTCCAGAATGGTTACTAAACGGCATCCGAAGGGATCGTGGGTTGTAGGTTCAAAG ATTGGAAGCGGAAAGGGTTGGCTTGGGAACGCGGACGGAGCGCTGCTCCCCCAGGACGTCTCCCACGTTTGGAAGTCGACCACTAAGGGTGCAAACATGACTTGGGTAAAAGAACCATCCGTATCCTTGCATTGCGGCCCGCCTCCTCAACCGAATATTG aATGCGTTGAAGCTTACGAATTTGATAAGAAGGGAAAATCCAACTGGCAGAATGTGGTACCCAGGACTCCCTTGTTTGTATTGAAGGTGACGCAATCGTTCAGAAACAAGAGAAGGAAAAAAGTTCGAAAAATCAGAG TTGAAGTTATTGCGAAACGAAAGACGCATCGCTTTGTTTcttacattttaaaactttccaacAACAGGGCCTCATGCGGCTTGCCAAGTCTAATGGGTGCGAAG AGTAAAAAACTACACATGGTGAAATGCGAAGGAGCGGTCATTATAAGAGAAgataaaaagaagaaaatgatgAAAGCAGCGATACGCTTCACTGCTCCGCTATACGGGTGTATTGACGTCAG TGCTGCCATTTTGTCTTCCCGCTACTATGCTTACCAGGACGACAGTCTTGTCAAAAGAATTTGCTCCGAAGAACTTTAA
- the LOC143452520 gene encoding cleavage and polyadenylation specificity factor subunit 4-like — translation MQEVVANLDHVKFELEYAIEQQIGVQPLPFTGMDKSGAPICHFFKLSVCQRGANCPFRHVVGDKSVVCKHWLRGLCKKGDQCEFLHEYDMSKMPECYFYARFGRCDNKDCQYQHIDPADKIKDCPWYDRGFCKHGAMCKHRHRRKIMCMNYLVGFCPEGSKCKFAHPPWELPTIENKGVKCLVCSEFGHRANACPRHHNKYESNADAMAIGAPSLVKSSPLQVNVSKLVDELFQQRNNRMQVAGMPRMDTSKPPNVPFKPPVSRDLSHITCFRCGQKGHYASRCLEGGGIFSSLPFRPASIGPS, via the exons ATGCAGGAGGTGGTGGCCAATTTGGATCATGTGAAATTTGAGTTGGAATATGCAATTGAGCAGCAAATTGGAGTACAACCTTTACCATTCACTGGCATGGACA AATCAGGTGCGCCCATCTGTCATTTTTTCAAGTTAAGCGTCTGCCAACGAGGAGCTAACTGTCCGTTTCGTCATGTAGTTGGAGACAAGTCAGTTGTGTGCAAGCACTGGCTGCGTGGACTGTGCAAGAAAGGGGATCAGTGCGAGTTTCTTCACGAATACGACATGAGCAAGATGCCAGAATGTTATTTTTACGCTAGATTCG GTCGTTGCGACAACAAGGATTGTCAATACCAACACATTGACCCTGCTGATAAAATAAAGGACTGTCCGTGGTATGACCGAGGCTTCTGTAAGCATG gaGCAATGTGTAAGCATAGACATCGAAGAAAGATCATGTGTATGAACTACCTCGTTGGATTTTGTCCTGAAGGTTCAAAGTGCAAATTTGCACA CCCTCCTTGGGAACTACCAACTATAGAAAACAAGGGTGTAAAGTGTTTGGTTTGTTCAGAATTTGGTCATCGAGCAAATGCGTGTCCCCGCCATCATAACAAATAT GAATCCAACGCAGATGCTATGGCAATCGGCGCACCTTCACTAGTCAAGTCATCGCCTCTACAAGTGAATGTATCCAAG TTGGTAGATGAACTTTTCCAGCAGCGGAATAATCGCATGCAAGTAGCGGGTATGCCGCGCATGGACACAAGCaaacctccaaacgttccatTCAAGCCTCCAGTTTCTCGAGACCTAAGCCACATAACCTGCTTCCGA TGCGGACAGAAGGGCCACTACGCGAGCAGATGCTTGGAAGGTGGCGGAATATTTTCCTCGTTGCCGTTCCGCCCCGCTTCTATCGGACCGTCTTAA
- the LOC143452008 gene encoding P-selectin-like isoform X2, producing MNFSYVVLLVIRMSLTKGLKCWECDNVFTHEDCVKEGNLQICNANENSCQIELRHGGWGRKYMITKRCKQTKACQNNFEQNVGEAWLPMQCNLKPPSSVCRCCCQTDECNREGLNCWGIAHRCEPSHNIPRNGQMQCVDENKVGSICHFRCDKGFNLEGSDTSTCMPSETWDAKAPVCKPILRCLPSHTAPVNAEVQCTKHNLESSQCTFSCKPGYTLVGLRTSVCRDDNNGDSKGKWSSPAPVCEEIKCAPVQVDPANGRAICSDNERLGSRCDFSCDPNYAPIGNVSTLCVDNNGVGVWLQTPPVCQAIRCQPEYTNPENGSIECSKVNFLRSRCRFTCNEGFGLVGSPLTVCFDDGNDDITGIWSHRPATCQIITCFLPHTPPDNGHVTCTNGRFYGSMCKFHCNEGYDLLGDSECVCEDDPRGGAAGQWSGPAPICRRKVCPPGPGIPTNGRTVCSDDAFLGSICEFACDDLYRRVGSLYSKCAENAAYSVTWDSLVPVCERITCPNQLSLPHGEVICSDLDYPDSMCSFSCSDSYNLYPANTLSNVCQNSSQWDPATPCCARSCPPYAAMDIVVVLDSSSSLGADNWVKIKTFVRGFLSKFEVSPEASYIGAFRFNAVVDEDTQIFLNDFPDSRAAFTEAFDKIPYDGSGVRCSYFTASWKTGLKPSCSDRRQKRKHY from the exons ATGAATTTTTCTTACGTTGTTTTGCTTGTGATTCGCATGTCTCTTACAAAGG GTTTGAAATGCTGGGAATGCGACAACGTGTTTACTCACGAGGATTGCGTAAAGGAGGGAAATCTTCAAATATGCAACGCCAATGAG AATTCTTGTCAGATCGAATTACGTCATGGCGGTTGGGGCAGAAAATACATGATAACCAAACGTTGCAAGCAGACCAAAGCTTGTCAAAACAACTTCGAACAG AATGTAGGCGAGGCTTGGTTACCAATGCAATGCAACTTGAAGCCTCCATCTTCAGTTTGTAGATGCTGCTGTCAAACGGATGAATGCAACAGAGAAGGACTGAACTGCTGGGGCATCG CCCATAGATGCGAACCATCGCACAACATTCCACGTAATGGTCAAATGCAATGCGTTGATGAGAACAAAGTTGGAAGTATCTGCCATTTCCGTTGTGACAAGGGATTTAATCTTGAAGGCAGCGACACGTCAACTTGCA TGCCCAGCGAAACTTGGGACGCCAAAGCACCGGTTTGCAAACCAATTCTCAGATGCCTTCCATCACATACAGCGCCTGTTAACGCAGAAGTGCAGTGTACAAAGCACAACTTGGAATCCAGCCAATGCAC ATTTTCATGCAAACCCGGATATACTTTGGTCGGGCTTCGAACATCTGTCTGCAGAGATGATAACAACGGGGATTCTAAAGGAAAATGGTCTTCGCCAGCCCCGGTTTGTGAAG AAATCAAATGCGCGCCCGTCCAAGTAGATCCAGCGAACGGAAGAGCAATTTGCTCGGATAACGAACGACTAGGAAGTCGATGTGATTTCAGCTGTGACCCCAACTACGCCCCCATTGGAAATGTCAGCACACTATGCGTCGATAACAACGGTGTTGGTGTATGGCTTCAGACTCCTCCGGTATGCCAAG CTATTAGGTGCCAGCCAGAATACACCAATCCTGAAAACGGTAGCATTGAGTGCAGTAAGGTGAATTTCTTGAGAAGCAGATGCAGGTTTACTTGCAATGAAGGATTTGGATTAGTCGGCTCCCCGCTAACCGTGTGTTTCGATGACGGAAATGATGATATCACCGGCATATGGAGCCATCGTCCTGCAACCTGCCAAA TTATCACCTGTTTTCTTCCTCACACGCCTCCTGACAACGGACACGTTACTTGCACAAACGGGCGGTTTTACGGGAGCATGTGCAAATTCCACTGCAACGAAGGCTACGATTTATTGGGAGATTCAGAGTGCGTCTGTGAAGATGATCCGCGAGGGGGCGCCGCTGGACAGTGGAGTGGACCGGCCCCTATTTGCCGAC GTAAGGTTTGTCCTCCTGGACCCGGGATACCAACCAACGGACGCACTGTTTGTAGCGATGACGCGTTCTTGGGGTCAATATGTGAGTTTGCCTGCGACGACTTGTACAGAAGAGTTGGGTCGCTTTACAGCAAATGTGCAGAAAATGCGGCTTATTCAGTGACTTGGGATAGCCTAGTACCGGTTTGCGAAC GTATAACTTGCCCAAATCAGTTGTCTCTACCCCATGGCGAGGTTATCTGCTCGGACCTTGATTATCCGGATTCCATGTGCTCGTTTTCTTGCTCAGATTCCTACAATCTTTACCCGGCAAATACATTAAGCAATGTTTGCCAAAACAGTTCGCAATGGGATCCGGCAACGCCTTGTTGCGCAA GGAGCTGCCCTCCATACGCTGCTATGGACATCGTTGTTGTACTCGATTCTTCGTCTTCACTCGGAGCAGATAACTGGGTCAAGATAAAGACATTTGTCCGCGGATTTCTTTC aaaatttgaaGTATCTCCCGAAGCTAGCTACATTGGTGCGTTCCGTTTCAACGCGGTAGTAGACGAAGACACACAG ATCTTTCTAAACGACTTTCCAGACAGCAGAGCTGCTTTTACTGAAGCCTTCGACAAAATCCCGTACGATGGATCAG GTGTACGTTGTTCCTATTTCACCGCCTCGTGGAAGACTGGACTTAAACCAAGTTGCTCAGATCGCCGGCAGAAGCGAAAACATTATTGA
- the LOC143452008 gene encoding E-selectin-like isoform X1, giving the protein MNFSYVVLLVIRMSLTKGLKCWECDNVFTHEDCVKEGNLQICNANENSCQIELRHGGWGRKYMITKRCKQTKACQNNFEQNVGEAWLPMQCNLKPPSSVCRCCCQTDECNREGLNCWGIAHRCEPSHNIPRNGQMQCVDENKVGSICHFRCDKGFNLEGSDTSTCMPSETWDAKAPVCKPILRCLPSHTAPVNAEVQCTKHNLESSQCTFSCKPGYTLVGLRTSVCRDDNNGDSKGKWSSPAPVCEEIKCAPVQVDPANGRAICSDNERLGSRCDFSCDPNYAPIGNVSTLCVDNNGVGVWLQTPPVCQAIRCQPEYTNPENGSIECSKVNFLRSRCRFTCNEGFGLVGSPLTVCFDDGNDDITGIWSHRPATCQIITCFLPHTPPDNGHVTCTNGRFYGSMCKFHCNEGYDLLGDSECVCEDDPRGGAAGQWSGPAPICRRKVCPPGPGIPTNGRTVCSDDAFLGSICEFACDDLYRRVGSLYSKCAENAAYSVTWDSLVPVCERITCPNQLSLPHGEVICSDLDYPDSMCSFSCSDSYNLYPANTLSNVCQNSSQWDPATPCCARSCPPYAAMDIVVVLDSSSSLGADNWVKIKTFVRGFLSKFEVSPEASYIGAFRFNAVVDEDTQIFLNDFPDSRAAFTEAFDKIPYDGSGTRTGNAITHVHEVMLTPENGDREKVKNVVIIITDGKSQDDVQEPSRILRETGALVYVVPISPPRGRLDLNQVAQIAGRSENIIDDAIVGGFEALTDEVSAKVTEKICGNPCDHVMHDHD; this is encoded by the exons ATGAATTTTTCTTACGTTGTTTTGCTTGTGATTCGCATGTCTCTTACAAAGG GTTTGAAATGCTGGGAATGCGACAACGTGTTTACTCACGAGGATTGCGTAAAGGAGGGAAATCTTCAAATATGCAACGCCAATGAG AATTCTTGTCAGATCGAATTACGTCATGGCGGTTGGGGCAGAAAATACATGATAACCAAACGTTGCAAGCAGACCAAAGCTTGTCAAAACAACTTCGAACAG AATGTAGGCGAGGCTTGGTTACCAATGCAATGCAACTTGAAGCCTCCATCTTCAGTTTGTAGATGCTGCTGTCAAACGGATGAATGCAACAGAGAAGGACTGAACTGCTGGGGCATCG CCCATAGATGCGAACCATCGCACAACATTCCACGTAATGGTCAAATGCAATGCGTTGATGAGAACAAAGTTGGAAGTATCTGCCATTTCCGTTGTGACAAGGGATTTAATCTTGAAGGCAGCGACACGTCAACTTGCA TGCCCAGCGAAACTTGGGACGCCAAAGCACCGGTTTGCAAACCAATTCTCAGATGCCTTCCATCACATACAGCGCCTGTTAACGCAGAAGTGCAGTGTACAAAGCACAACTTGGAATCCAGCCAATGCAC ATTTTCATGCAAACCCGGATATACTTTGGTCGGGCTTCGAACATCTGTCTGCAGAGATGATAACAACGGGGATTCTAAAGGAAAATGGTCTTCGCCAGCCCCGGTTTGTGAAG AAATCAAATGCGCGCCCGTCCAAGTAGATCCAGCGAACGGAAGAGCAATTTGCTCGGATAACGAACGACTAGGAAGTCGATGTGATTTCAGCTGTGACCCCAACTACGCCCCCATTGGAAATGTCAGCACACTATGCGTCGATAACAACGGTGTTGGTGTATGGCTTCAGACTCCTCCGGTATGCCAAG CTATTAGGTGCCAGCCAGAATACACCAATCCTGAAAACGGTAGCATTGAGTGCAGTAAGGTGAATTTCTTGAGAAGCAGATGCAGGTTTACTTGCAATGAAGGATTTGGATTAGTCGGCTCCCCGCTAACCGTGTGTTTCGATGACGGAAATGATGATATCACCGGCATATGGAGCCATCGTCCTGCAACCTGCCAAA TTATCACCTGTTTTCTTCCTCACACGCCTCCTGACAACGGACACGTTACTTGCACAAACGGGCGGTTTTACGGGAGCATGTGCAAATTCCACTGCAACGAAGGCTACGATTTATTGGGAGATTCAGAGTGCGTCTGTGAAGATGATCCGCGAGGGGGCGCCGCTGGACAGTGGAGTGGACCGGCCCCTATTTGCCGAC GTAAGGTTTGTCCTCCTGGACCCGGGATACCAACCAACGGACGCACTGTTTGTAGCGATGACGCGTTCTTGGGGTCAATATGTGAGTTTGCCTGCGACGACTTGTACAGAAGAGTTGGGTCGCTTTACAGCAAATGTGCAGAAAATGCGGCTTATTCAGTGACTTGGGATAGCCTAGTACCGGTTTGCGAAC GTATAACTTGCCCAAATCAGTTGTCTCTACCCCATGGCGAGGTTATCTGCTCGGACCTTGATTATCCGGATTCCATGTGCTCGTTTTCTTGCTCAGATTCCTACAATCTTTACCCGGCAAATACATTAAGCAATGTTTGCCAAAACAGTTCGCAATGGGATCCGGCAACGCCTTGTTGCGCAA GGAGCTGCCCTCCATACGCTGCTATGGACATCGTTGTTGTACTCGATTCTTCGTCTTCACTCGGAGCAGATAACTGGGTCAAGATAAAGACATTTGTCCGCGGATTTCTTTC aaaatttgaaGTATCTCCCGAAGCTAGCTACATTGGTGCGTTCCGTTTCAACGCGGTAGTAGACGAAGACACACAG ATCTTTCTAAACGACTTTCCAGACAGCAGAGCTGCTTTTACTGAAGCCTTCGACAAAATCCCGTACGATGGATCAG GAACCCGTACCGGGAATGCTATCACTCATGTACACGAGGTGATGTTGACGCCTGAAAATGGAGACagagaaaaagtaaaaaatgtgGTGATTATAATCACTGATGGTAAGTCCCAGGATGACGTCCAAGAACCTTCCAGAATTCTCCGGGAAACAGGAGCATTG GTGTACGTTGTTCCTATTTCACCGCCTCGTGGAAGACTGGACTTAAACCAAGTTGCTCAGATCGCCGGCAGAAGCGAAAACATTATTGATGATGCGATTGTGGGCGGGTTTGAGGCTTTGACGGATGAGGTTTCCGCCAAAGTTACGGAGAAGATTTGCGGAAATCCGTGTGACCACGTGATGCATGACCACGACTAA